The genomic stretch GGGGGGATTTCGACATCGATTTTATAAGATCTGTTTTGAATTCGCCATTTCTTTCCGGGCAGGTGAGAATAAAAGAGTGATCTTGAAAAAACCTGATGTTTGTATAAACTGATGAAAATTGTTTGACAGCTTAACTTTACGGAAATAGAATTCTTACAGGAGTTGATAAAGATAAGTTCATTCTATGTAAAATATTGCAGATCTTTTGCCTTTCCAGAATTAAAGGTTATATTTTGCCTGTAAAGGAGTTAAGTTATGCTCGACAAAAGGCTTCTCGACATATTAGTTTGCCCTAAATGCAAGGGCGAACTCGAATATAAATCCGGGATCAACCGGCTTTTGTGTAAAAACTGCAAGTTGGCATACAAGATAGAAGATGACATACCTATCATGTTGATAGATGAAGCTGAAAGGGCGGACAGGCAAATTTATGAAAAATAAATGCATTACAGGATTACTCATTTTATTTTCTTTTTTCAATCAGTTGATTTCCGAGAAATATTTTGTCAATTACCAGGTCCCGGAGATGGAAATCAGCGATTTTTTTGTTTCCGGCAGAGTTTATTCTTTTATTAAGCCGGGTCCAGGTCTTTCCTGTTTTGCTGAGACAGGAGCGCCCCAGCTGCCATCAAAATCTTTTATTTTCATAGTTCCTCCGCGCGGGAGTTATTCATTCGACGTATCGTTTTCGGGCGGCAGGACTCGACAGCTCGTCAATCCGGTTCTTCCTGTTCCGCAATGGAAAGAAGAGAATCTTGTCTATGAACCCGACAATAAAT from candidate division WOR-3 bacterium encodes the following:
- a CDS encoding Trm112 family protein, encoding MLDKRLLDILVCPKCKGELEYKSGINRLLCKNCKLAYKIEDDIPIMLIDEAERADRQIYEK